A genomic segment from Danio aesculapii chromosome 17, fDanAes4.1, whole genome shotgun sequence encodes:
- the chrna2a gene encoding neuronal acetylcholine receptor subunit alpha-2a — MAETRIKTLLNNLWMLILIAGHVQPVLSDGWIHAHAEDKLFHKLFIGYNKWSRPVRNISDVVIVKFGLSIAQLIDVDEKNQMMTTNVWLKQEWNDYKLRWNPSEFDNVTSIRVPSEMIWVPDIVLYNNADGEFAVTHMTKAHLFHTGKVSWVPPAIYKSSCSIDVTFFPFDQQNCKMKFGSWTYDKAKIDLEQIEGTVDLKDYWESGEWAIVNAVGTYNTKKYDCCHEIYPDITYFFIIRRLPLFYTINLIIPCLLISCLTVLVFYLPSDCGEKITLCISVLLSLTVFLLLITEIIPSTSLVIPLIGEYLLFTMIFVTLSIVITVFVLNVHHRSPSTHKMPHWVHSVFLDHIPRWLFMRRPEPEQKPKKTHNLSTSKSWFQQETGVDGLACQDMEFGIGLSTSISSPSATSLHLSDSEPLLQKYELHHLGHVVNLCQRPAKLGNLVTEPSLLFSPCVLRALEGVRYIADHLRAEDEDFSVKEDWKYVAMVIDRIFLWMFIIVCLLGTIGLFLPPWLSGMI, encoded by the exons TTTTGTCAGACGGCTGGATTCATGCACACGCAGAGGACAAACTCTTCCACAAACTCTTCATCGGGTATAATAAGTGGTCCAGACCCGTGCGAAACATCAGCGATGTTGTTATCGTCAAGTTTGGCCTCTCCATCGCTCAGCTTATTGATGTG GATGAGAAGAATCAAATGATGACCACAAACGTTTGGCTGAAACAG GAGTGGAATGATTATAAACTGCGCTGGAATCCATCCGAATTTGATAATGTGACGTCTATTAGAGTCCCATCAGAGATGATTTGGGTGCCTGACATTGTTTTATACAATAA TGCAGATGGTGAGTTTGCAGTGACTCACATGACCAAAGCACACCTGTTCCACACGGGGAAGGTGAGCTGGGTTCCTCCCGCTATCTACAAGAGCTCCTGCAGCATCGACGTAACCTTCTTCCCCTTCGACCAGCAAAACTGCAAGATGAAGTTCGGCTCCTGGACCTACGACAAAGCCAAAATCGACCTCGAGCAGATCGAGGGCACGGTAGACCTAAAAGACTACTGGGAGAGCGGCGAATGGGCCATCGTCAACGCCGTCGGGACCTACAACACCAAAAAATACGACTGCTGCCACGAAATCTACCCGGACATCACCTACTTCTTCATCATCCGCCGCCTGCCGCTCTTCTACACCATCAACCTCATTATTCCCTGCCTGCTCATTTCATGCTTAACCGTGCTTGTGTTTTACCTCCCGTCAGACTGCGGAGAAAAAATCACCTTGTGTATTTCCGTTCTCCTTTCGTTAACCGTTTTCCTATTGCTCATCACTGAGATAATCCCCTCAACATCTCTAGTTATTCCTCTAATCGGCGAGTATTTGCTGTTCACGATGATATTTGTAACGCTCTCCATTGTCATTACCGTTTTTGTGCTCAACGTGCACCATCGTTCGCCTAGCACGCATAAAATGCCACACTGGGTCCATTCAGTGTTCCTGGACCACATTCCCCGCTGGCTCTTCATGAGACGTCCAGAGCCTGAACAGAAACCAAAAAAGACGCATAATCTGAGCACATCCAAGAGCTGGTTCCAGCAGGAGACTGGAGTGGATGGTCTGGCTTGTCAGGATATGGAGTTTGGGATCGGTTTATCCACATCCATCTCCTCTCCATCCGCAACCTCACTGCATTTGTCTGATTCAGAGCCTTTGCTCCAGAAGTATGAGCTCCATCATTTGGGACATGTAGTGAATCTGTGTCAGCGTCCTGCAAAGCTTGGTAACCTGGTGACAGAGCCTAGTCTGCTGTTTTCTCCGTGTGTCCTGCGAGCTCTGGAAGGGGTGCGGTACATCGCTGATCATCTGAGGGCTGAGGATGAAGACTTCTCA GTCAAGGAGGACTGGAAATATGTGGCGATGGTGATTGACCGCATCTTTCTGTGGATGTTCATCATCGTGTGTCTATTGGGAACCATCGGCCTCTTCTTACCGCCATGGCTATCAGGAATGATCTAA